The sequence cctgaaactggagaccacttccaccgctgtccctccgatgtacgggggaggaagggggagatgtctgccccttctgaagtccacgatcatctccttggtcttcttcacgctgatgcagaggttgttctctctgcaccaaccctccaggcgttccacctcctgcctgtagtcggcctcgtcgctgttggcgatgcgtccaaccacagctgtatcatccgcaaacttcacgatgaggcagctcggatgttgtgctgagcagtcgtgtgttagcagggtgaacaggagggggctcagcacacagccctggggagaacCGGTGTcgagggtgatgggggaggaggagttGTTGTAGATCTTTACAGtctgcggcctgtccgtcaggaagtccgggacccagttgcagagggtggagctcaaactgagagcactgagcttgtggatcagtgtctgtggaatgattgtgttaaaagctgatgtaaaatccacgaagagaaggcggacataggagtctttattctctaggtgggtgagagctgtgtggaccacagaagatatggcatcctctgtggatcggttcttcctataTGCATATTGatgtgggtccacagtgacgtcgatgcagtCTCTCatgcgggccatgaccagtctctcaaagcacttcatgactatcagagtgagggctactggccgatagtcattcaggctcatcactgtggaggtcttgggaatggggatgacTGTAgtggtcttcagacaggtggggaccgccccctgttggagagaggtgttgaagatgtccatcagtacctctgtgagctgatgtgcacagcccttcagcacccaCCCTGGGATgttatcgggacctgcagctttgtgtgggtttatcctctggagggtcctcctcacttctgctggggtcacgctgaggggctcttcaccaggtgggggggtcagtctggtgctgaggggggtgtcCGGGTTCTCAAAGCGGGCGAAGAAAttgttgagagcttcaggcagagaggggtccctggggcattgtgcatctttggtgttatagtctgtgatgcacttaatgcccctccacatACTCCGTGGATCGTTGGAGGCAAAGTGaccctggatcctctgggcgtatgcggtcttggccctcttcactcctgccgtcagctctctTCTCGCCACCCTgagtgccagtctgtcacctgacctaaacgcagcatccctgaGACCGGACCTCCGCGTTCAGCCATTAATGTGGAGAATCAGAATGGAGAATCAAACGCTGGATGCTGATAAGCTGAAGCTTAACTGCACTGCTGGCTTGAATAGTTGGAAAATATTAATAGGATATcaacagtacatttaaaaaacatggaATATTCTAAGATTTGTTGAAAAGCTGATGGCAAAATGAACTGCGATGAGAAGCTGATGGAGTATGAACAGTTAAAAGTGGGGAAACGTCTAATTACTGCGGGTTTTAAAAGCTGAATAACATGCGAGCCAAACATGAAAGTGTCGCTTTCACCAGATGATGTAAATAAAACCGAAAGGGACCCGAATGTGATCCATCACAACTGGATGATcgaatgaattttaattttggaTTTTACAAACAATTCCTTCCTAAATGATGaatattttgcttgttttgcttttcctgtCAGGATTATTTCACCGTTTCAGTGCCTTTAAAAACAGTCCAATGTCCCCTTTTCTGTCCAAAACCCCTGAAGGAGAGTCTGGACTTCACATCTGCAGGCCAGGACAACCAAACCCCCATCAGGCGCCCTGAGCACCAACCTTTTCCTCCGGTTGATGTGGTTCTGACATTCTTGGTCTGGACGAagacaaaatgtgacacaagGTGGtggaaacagttttattaataaataatgacattgCAGGATCTTCACGTTTCGTTGGGCTGCCGTGTACatcatcagacagaaacataaataataaaaccgcagtccagtccgtttcagGCGCGTCTCTCGTTCAGGAGAGCATTTGAACACCAGTGAGACGCGAGGATGACGTCGATTTACTGGAGACTGATTGGTTCTCTGCTGATGTCATCTTCTTCAATAATCACACAACAGTAGTCATAGGAGTCACACTCAAATTCACATTTACATAAACTGTACGTTCGCTCGTACAGGTAGGATTACACCGAAGTTCataaaatctatttaaaaatgtttactcTGATGATGGacgacaaacaggaagtggcttCAGGAGGTGAAAGGGAACCACAGTGCGAGTGGAGCAGAActttactttcttcttctctgatttCTGACAAACGGACAAATGGGGGTCGGCGGTGGTTGGGGGTCCCAGCAGGTGGAGCACCAAAGCAGAGCTGTGCTTCACAGTGTAAAGTTGGTCCTCTAGAGGGCGCAGTCATCGCAATTCTTAATGATAAGAACTGAGCCAAAACAATGAGGCTTCAGTTTTAAACAGGAAGCCAAACTCTTTCAAATATTCAAAACTTCCTTCTGCTCTCTGCAGTTGCAACATTTCGTCTCTGTTGTACGTGAAAGGTTTGCTAAAGTTCTTTTGTTCAAGTGtaaaacttcacacacacacacactcagtaatcAGATTACTGTCACAACATCCTGCTGCTACGATGAACTGTGCTGATCCAAACCCAAAGTCCACATTGTCAAAGTTTGGCTTCCTGCTGCAGAACCAGACTTGTTTTGATCTGTCAGGctacagctgaaaaatgttccAAATATCAGCTCCTGTGGCATTCGGCTTTCACACTGGAAGGAGAGTAATCGGATTACTAACCAGCTAAGTTTCCCATGACCAAAGGAAACCTAAACTCACTTTTTGTTGCAGGTTTTCCTGTAGCGAAGTCagtctctgctgtgctgctccgTCACACACTGCTGGGATCACATTATTGTTTGCATTACATCACTATTATACATACAGTCAAAAACAAGACGTCAGTGTGCAGCTGGCTCACATGCTTCCACAACAGGCCTAATCTGCTCCAACTGTCTGAACAGGTTCAACCGGAGTCACTCTGGTTTCTGTTTGGTCCACTGAGGAGCAGATCTAGACCACCAAGAAAAACAGGTCTGAGCCAGATCAGGCCAGAACCAGGATCAGATATGAAGTGTTAACAATATGGCAGTGTAACAATATTTAGCTCTCAGTGGTCCAGATTTGGTTTCCTCATAAGAATCTGAACAGAATAAACCAGATTCAGACATCAAGGATTAGATCAGGTCTGGATTAAAAAGTGTTCGGAACCGCAGATTTCTTCCCAGTTTAGACCCAGTTTGTGGTATCTATGGCAACTGGCGTGTCCCGTTACTCCGACACTTTGACCCGGAAAGTGACACGACCCATAAACTTGTCCCGTTCGTCGTTGTTGCGCAGGTCTGAACCCTCAACTTTGCACTCCACCGTCTGCTCCACGTTGTAATCTTCTTTTGTCAACAGCAGCTGAACCGCGACCACAGGCTGCACGTAGTCAgactgcagacacagagacaggtgACGAGCGTCAGCATGGGGAAATACAGAGCCAGAGGCAGACAAAGACCTGGACGGGACTCATCGAAATGTGGAAGGTTTAGGCACACAGTCTCAGAGGGTACAACATCCGAAGCACTTTGGTGGAAACATGGCTGAAGTCCTACGATGAGAGAGCGAGAAAGTCTACTAACAATGCTGACTTTCTCCCTCGATAGCTGCAGCGTTTCTTAATGTGTGCTGCCATGTTTGTCCCAAATGCTTTGAATGTTTGGCTCAGAAGAAAAATAACGCGGGAAATGAACGAGTCTCCACATTCTCTTCAACAGATGCGCAATTCATCTGTGTGAGGATTAATATACAAATACACTAATTACACAGTGTTTACTCACATGAGCTTTCTTGCCGTAATACGGGAAGAACATTTTATCCAGACGACCTTCTGGTGGGAAGTACTGCATCTGCAGCGGACTGTCTctctgagacacagacagagacatgtttaaatgtgaagagTCGACACAGTGAGGATGGattacacattaaaatatcTCCACAGCGTGGAAGCAGACTTCAGTCCATCAGAGGGGAACGTAAcgacagaaatatttttaatctcCTCAACTTCACAACAAACAACTTTATTCAGGCTTCACGACTGACGACAAGCGCACAAGTTattttgtgatgctgtgtgttcatgttttagCATCAGTCTCTGATTGGTTAACAAGCTGCTGATGATTAAGATCAGGACGAGACGCATAATCTCAGAAGACTTTCCTTTTTGTGTGGTGcaggtgcattgtgggatagctgttagtggtgtgtgtgtgtgtcaccttgGCCGTGCAGTTGATGTAGGGGTCTCCTCGTGGTTTCAGTCCGAtgacctgcagacagagagtttgttttaattcactgtGTTATTATATGGTTATTATTTGTATCAACATCACTATAATGTTTAGAATTATTAATAATTCACAAAGCTGTGTGCACGCAGTGTTTGTTCTAAATGCGAACAACAGGACGAGGTGACATAAATCTGCATTCTGACTGAGAAAACTTCACCTCAGTGTGCATCAAATGACACAACTAAAGCCTCATGACCGCAGCTGGACTCAGTACGAGTCTGTTCTCATGAGACCCCTGACTTCTGCTCTGAGCTCCCTGACAGGCGGCCTCAGAGGTGCTGGACTGACCCGGTTCATCTTGATGATGACGCACGGTTTCCCGTCAGCGTATCCAAAGCTGGCGTCGGGCAGCCCGGAGCACTGACGCAGCGTACTGCGCTTGAACTGACACACTTTCTTCACCGGCTCCCGGTCCTGTTCGGTGTATTCGCCCACCAGACACAAGTCGTTACGCTCCTGGAGGCTGTCGTTATactctgcagagagaagacaaCACCGCAAGGAAGGATCTCAGCTGGACTCGCGCTGTCGTTCGCTTCAGGCGTCTCTTTAAATATTCTCTTTACTGATAATACTCAATCAGTGAAGTTCAGTTCACATTACGTGACTATTACAGCAACGCATTTGCGCAGATGAAGATTCCGATAAAAGGCAGAGGGGCTGATGGGTAACCCGCCAGATGAAACTCTGTACTCACGCTGCAGGAGGTCGTGCAGCTGTTGGATGTAGTGGTTGTAGTTTGTCGGGTCGCTGCGGTTGAAGGAGATCTGAGCCGCGTGAGGACGAACCACCAAACCTGGACTCAACAAAAGAAAGCCATGAACAGAAGCACTGCAGCTGAGTGGTTATTCAACAGCAGAGAGAGCTTGACAGGAAGCACAGTCTGCAGCAAAGCTTAGGCCTTCCTGTCCTCACAGGTGATATCTGTGCAGTGACTCACAGCTGGAGACAAGGACACAACTGGACAGGACGACACACTGACAGGTGGAGCACGTGAGGAAGTGACAGAGAGGTTGTCACGGCAACAACTGCATCATCCTCTCTTCATCTGATCCCACTGACTGACTCGTGTTGTTTCTCTCCTGTCCAGCTGGATGGTTTCTTTGGACGtgaaggaaacaggaagttacaGGAGCTCACCTGGATTGGCCACTCGGTCCTGATGACGGGGCACGTTTTCATCCAGAGTCTGTAGCATCACCCACATGGTGAGCGTGAACATTCCCGCCAGAAAGCCGTAGAAGACGAGgtagaagaggaggatgagaccTGAGGaagacaatttaaaaacaagctgATGAAACAAACATCGTGTCCAtcgtgtttctgtgtgtttgactttaTTCTGTCCAATCACATCACCTGATCCATTTGACTAAGCTTCTCCGTCTCTTGTCTGCTCCTCTCatcactctctccttctgctACTTATGTGAACTTTTGATTTCTCAATCAGGTCAGTCCCACCTTGACAGCCTACAAATACAACAGGTGTACCTTCTCACCcaaagcatgctgggaaatCGTTCAGCTGTcgagcagaaacactgaaactccTCGTCGTATTGCTAACGTTGCTTTGTGTGTCATTTGGTTCTCAGGCTCCACGTTTTCGACGGCGCAGAGGAGCAAACCCACGACCTTCGAGCCGCTGAGCCGCCGTGCTGCCCAAACTAAAAGCTTATGACGCGTCACGCAGCCTGGGAGGAAACTCTGCCTGGCAGACAAACTGAGGGGAGCAAagtgagagagtgacagagagaggctCACAGGAAGTGAACGGCTCAGAGGCTgcagctaaaaataaacacactgacgATCTGTGGAGGCGGCGAGGAGACACTGCAGTGCATTACAGGTAATTAAACTGTgctgaagcagtgtgtgtgtgtgtgtgtgtgtgtgtgtcacatttctCAGTTCATGCCAAGACTGGGTGGATGATGTCAGAACTATGTGCCCCCCCCCAGCTGGTGGCCTTTACAGGACTCCACCCAGAAACTCTATCCCTGCCCCCCTTTCTCAAGGCGGGACTGCTGCACCTCACTGGGGTGTACACAAGGCACGAAGGCCGAGCGAGGCCTCGCTGTTGTTCCACCTCTGGGCTGTGAGGTTAACTTGCGTGTGAAAGGAGTGTGTCGGCGAGGACAGGAGTGTGACGTTTTGTTGATGATGTGTTACGTGAGTGAGCCACAGCTAACTGAAACCGGAAGAACATCAGCTGAAAAAGTCTGCAAACTGGGGATACAACACGAGGTACCCTCAGAGGACGAGGACGAGCCGCCACAGAACAGGGACAGTAAAAGATCCTTATTGCCATCTCAGTCTCACAGAACCACACACTCGGGCGTGATGACGCCGTTGAAACATTTTTCCTAGCAGTGTTTATGACCTCTCTGTAAAAAGGTGCACTGAGAGGGCTGGAAAAACTCCACATCCAGGAGACCTCCGGGGAGCACTTCCAGCTCTCAGCGGGGGGCTCAGGTGAACCTCCAGACCCACCTGGCGCCAAGAACAGGTGGCCTTGGTCCTCCAGTAATCCCACAGTCCCCCGGCTCCTCCTCACCGCGTGCTGTCcctgagcaagacactgaacccaTACTTGCTCTCAGTGTCtcgccgtgtgtgtgtgtgtgggtgaatgaGGTGTAAAATAACCAGTTTTCCCACTGGGTGTAACTATGTGAAAACTAAATTTGCAGCCTCGTGTCTCCCAGGTGTCGCTGCTGCAGCAGGTCATCCACGTTTGTGTTCGCTGCTAACGGCTGATGAATAATGATGTAAGAGCgatgtgagcatgctcagtgggagacagaggagcagcTCATGTGGGGGCACAAACCCCTCCAGCATGTTAACGATGGATCGCAGTCCGAGCTTCAGTGCAGTGACTGACATCCACACAGAACTTCAGAAACAATCATCAATCGGTATGAATCATTAATGGTTTTTCTGTCCATATTAAGTACATgatgagacagacaggaagtgacatcgTGGATGTGTCACAGACTGATCGCCGTGGTGATGTTGCGTCatgatgctgctgatgctgatcCATGAAGCCTCCTGCAGGTCATTTCTTTATCAcagctcagccaatcagcactCAGAGTGGACACTGGACCAGGACATGTCCCAGCAAACTGTCCTTAAATCTCATCATTCGTTAAgttgatgtttatttattaacatcaacaatttttgtttcagtcaactaaaaacaaatcagtgagcAGGAAACATGAAGGTGTAACTCtgtgacacactgcagcacaagaCAGGAGCACAAATGAATCAGTAACCTTttctaatacacacacacacacacacacacacaaagtcctgATCCTCTGCTGATGCTGTCCCGGTTCGGTTCGGCTCGGTTCTGCCCAACCTGAgactcacagcagcaggtggcGCGTTCTGAAGCTGGACCGGGTCAGGCCGAAACGTCCTCatgatcagacagacagacagacagacagagagtgagacacagacagtcagacagacagacacgcgGGTCACTGAGATCCAGAAGCGCTTCTGTCAGCAGGCCGTCTGTCTTACCCCAGCTGCTGGCGGTCCGGCCCAGGAACTCTCCGGTCCGCGGATTGTAAATGAAATCCTTCCAGGattcctttttctcctcctttttctcctctttctttgcttccttcttatcctcccttttctcctccttcgtctcctcatttttctcctctttctcctccgcCTTCACCTCCcccttcatctcttctttcGGCTCTTCTTTCGGCTCTTCTTTCGGCTCCTCTTTCGGCTCCTGATTCTGGTCCTGGTTCTGGTCCTGCGGGCTGGACGACATCCTGAGGCAGTGGGTCGTGCCGGACCAAGCAAAGCCGGGCTAATCAACACTGAGCGGGCTAATAGACGGGCTAAACTGATCCGTCGGATTACAGTGAGCGGAGCTCGTTCGGtggctgctcacacacacacacacacacacactgctgcagaatCACGCGCATGCGCACAACAGAGCCCCGCGGTGAGGGGCTGGGGGTCTGCTGTGATGATGAGCTGCACTCTGCTGTACATTCTGATCTTGCTATAACAACTCGCTAAATCTGTGATGTTTATCAcgtttaaagacaaaaacacaaataaatttccTCCTCAGTGAGTCCACATATGAAGTTTATCACAAGCTTCTGCTCCACACGACAcacaggatcaggatcaggatcaggatcaggatcaggcATCAGCATCCAGTCAAAACGTATGGTATTATACAATACAAGGGGTTCTCCGGATGGGGAGGTGCATTCTTATCATGTGTATGTCCTGTTTTGCCTGTTCTTAGTGGAAAAGAGAtgaatattgaaaataaaacgTGACAATTAATTTAATAGACTCAAACAGATTAAGACAATAAAAGAATCTGCTGCTCTGAAATCATTTCAAGCTGCATGTGAAATTATGTAATCACACCAGAGCTGACAGCACATCACATGACCACAGTGGTGATGTGTCATTGGACAAAAGCAGGACAATGTTCTGATGTCACaggtgcacgcacacacacacacacatatgaaaagGAAGCAAGGggcatgaggaggaggagaggacacaAGGAAAGGTAACAAGGAGAGATGCTGAGTCCTCATACTGTAAACTGGATTCAGGTACGTGCAAAGTGGCCTCTCTGGTCGGGTGGGAGGCTGAGCTTCACCTTCAGCCTCCACCTCCAGACCGGCTGTTTCACATAGAGCCCGAGACGTCCATGCTGGACGTCTCCAATGTGGACATCAGTGGAAATCATTGCCGCCTGTAGTCTCCATCGCCCCATAGGTTTTCcacttttttatatatttcacttttatttttctatttgctAGATCTAAGAGaaatttttattgttttgtgaaCCAGACAAGCAGCGAGCTGGAGCCCATCTGGACGAGGGGAGGGTCAGCGCAGGACAGACACCGAGAGACAAACAGCTGTCCACGAGCGAGCTTTCTGATAGTGAATAAAGTTATTTTGAGTGTCGTGGAgcctcacactgcagcaggttCTCTGCACACGTTCAGAGGACCCTAACAGATTATCTttcttattgtgtgtattgttttgttaaattcatCTTTACATGAATTATATTAGAGTTGACCTGGAGCTCAATGCCAACCGTGAATCTGTGACATCACATGATGTCATCGTCATCTAAACATCATGTGACATCATGCcaggtagcacacacacacacacgcgcgaTGAAGAACACGGCTGCTTTCTTTCagttaaaaaattaattataattaatacAAGTTATAACAAGTTGTTTGTTCCAttaaccccctccccccttctcccccatctctctctctctctctccctctctctctctctctctctctctctctctctctctctctgtctctccctctctcagcagcaggggGAGGAGTCAGAGCAGGGTTAGGATGCTGTCAGGTTGCCGTGGTTTCAGCTTCTCGGTTCTTGTGGCGACTGTCGTcgggaatgtgtgtgtgtgtggctgaagggtgtgtgaagtgtgtgtgcatgtgtgtgtgagtgtgtgtgtgtgagctgtgattCTTACAGCTGTGAGGATATATGACGGAAGGacggagggaaggaagggaggaaggaggtgTTGAAGGGTGGATGTGGATTAACGTCGCTAAAGACGAGTCATCGTTTCCTTTGAGCTGCTGAGATCTGTGAGGACGACAGGAAGCTTCATCACTCCATCTTTGTttctgcacagggaggactgaAGGAGGGAGCGAAGGAGACCCTGAAGGAGACAGTCgagaagggatggagggagtcTGAGTCCTCGCTGATCCTCTGGTAAGCCTCCTGTCACCTCCTCCATTCAGCTTCAGTCTGCTGGGGTTcacatgtttcattttgttcttctgcTTTTATTCATCTCCTCCATCGGCTCTCCAGATGTTGGTTTTTTGTCTCCACCAGCGTTAAAATGTTGATCTGTCTGTCGTCACTCCTGACATCGCTGCCGGTGTCAATAAAGTCTGTTCAAAACACATCTGGCTTCTTCGCACCATGTTTGTATTTCAAACAGTTAAATCGGACACAGCAACATGTCACTTCAACATGGCCGCCATCTTGGAGCAGATCTGAGAACAAAGTTGCAGATTAAAGCACAATTCCATCATTAAAGAGCagactcttattttgaaagagtTGTCCATCAGCTCTGAATAAATGAAGGTGAATGAAGGTGAAcgctccagaaatgtttttagcAGCCACCAAAgtccaaacaggaagtggttctGTGTCCCACATGTTCCAACACAGCCGTCCATTTAATCTGATCGATACTATTGATTAACCTCAAACACCAAAGAGTTTTGAGGTTTCTGTGCTTGTAGTTGTGTTTCTCATCTTAAACACAAAGGGGAGTAAAAAATGGGCCAGAGTTCGGCTGTAGATGAAGGTTTTAGATCATCACAACTTCtttttgtgacagaaatgtttccGTTACATGAATGGATTAACGTGATTGATCAGCACGAATGTGTGAGACAGCTTTTACAGATTCAGATGTTGACACAAactttgtaaatgtatttaatctGAAAGGAACCAATCGTATTTTCTCCCCTTCCCCTTCCAATGGGCTGAGCGACCTTATctcagaaaaatatttacacGGTCGTCAAcgacaagagaaagagaaaatgtttcgATCCTGTTTGAGTTACACTTATGATGCTTGTATGGTTAAAAGATAATTTTGCAGTTCAGGAAAGTGGCAGCTTAACACAAAACTGTTGAAGTATGAGACTGTAATTGGAAAGACTACACACCCAGCGGTGgtcaaaacacactgaaagcctgaagatgaaagatgaaagtgacatattttgtcattggagggaactcactccaacgaaattcgtgctctgcatttaacccacccaagtgacgtgcacacacacacagcaaacccggggcagtgggcgaccgcgtgcagcgcccggggagcagtgggggttaggtaccttgctcaagggtacctcagccatggacaccgggacggggaatcgaaccagcgatccaccggttacgggtccgacaccctaaccgctgatccacgactgcagTCAGCCCCACATGCCTGCTAGCTAACAGAACAGAGTAACTCGCCCTTCACGTAGCTGCAGCCATCAGCATGGACAGACTTTTAGGGGGATTGTGTGTAGCAGTCTCATggtgttttatctttttattcGTTTTTACGTGCAGATGGGATCGTGTGCAGTGTTGTGACTGGTTCATctggtgtttctgttgttcttctgtttaCTGTTGTCTTGATGGTTAATGGTGTGACGGCTGGTTTAATGGAACTGTGGAGACATTTATCGTGCAGCGCGGAGTGCAGCTGTGGGAGAGTAAAGTATATCATATCAAACTGCATCGTATCGCATCGTATAGCTTTCAAGGCAGAATTCGAACAGCATCAAAACATTATTTGTCTCTCTTAACTACAACAacagacagattttcttttctgatttaaGGGTCCGTGATGCGTACTGGATGGGGTGGGTCTTTGTCTCGCTATTCTTAAAAACTAATCTGGATAAAGAATTTTTCTGGCTGGAGGAGCTACTGAACACTTTTGAGTGAATGAACAGCATCTTTTTGGGCAAACTGCTCAGAGTGTTTGGTGTTGCTTGCTGAAGGTGTGGACATGCGTAACCGTGGTAACCTGTGCTATTTGTGTCATATATTGCACCTCGCAAAAGGAAACCGAAGTGTTATTGACCAGAGATGCACCGTTCGCTGTCCACCACTGTCTCATCATGATCGTATTGCACTGTGGGATATTTATGCCGACGCAGCATGCATTTCACACAGGTATTAAGGTTTCAGAGGGTGGAATTTGGGATACAGCCCTGGTCAGGTCAACAGGCTTTATGAGGCTTTATGTTCCCCCAGGggtcctcccctcctctcttctcctcttccccacTCATGGACAGGAAGCATTACATCATGCTCCTATGAGAGATGCTGCTGTTGCTAGGTTACCACCAGCTGACTCCCTGTTCCATTTTTAGAAGGatgctgagagacagagaggtgggggaggggaacgacagagagacacaaaaaagaaagagacggagacagacagagacagaaagagaaagggtggggggggggttgatttGTAACATAAATTTTACTCACAACACGTCAAAAAAATGTTCCATCATCCTCTGCTACAACCTGGTTAAGCTTACACAAAACTCCCcgtcacacactctctctcacacacacacatagaggcCATGATAAGTTAAAAATGAAGGACTCATGTCTGATCCCCAC comes from Scatophagus argus isolate fScaArg1 chromosome 5, fScaArg1.pri, whole genome shotgun sequence and encodes:
- the LOC124058727 gene encoding sodium/potassium-transporting ATPase subunit beta-3-like, with the protein product MSSSPQDQNQDQNQEPKEEPKEEPKEEPKEEMKGEVKAEEKEEKNEETKEEKREDKKEAKKEEKKEEKKESWKDFIYNPRTGEFLGRTASSWGLILLFYLVFYGFLAGMFTLTMWVMLQTLDENVPRHQDRVANPGLVVRPHAAQISFNRSDPTNYNHYIQQLHDLLQQYNDSLQERNDLCLVGEYTEQDREPVKKVCQFKRSTLRQCSGLPDASFGYADGKPCVIIKMNRVIGLKPRGDPYINCTAKRDSPLQMQYFPPEGRLDKMFFPYYGKKAHSDYVQPVVAVQLLLTKEDYNVEQTVECKVEGSDLRNNDERDKFMGRVTFRVKVSE